The genome window CGGAACGAATAGGCTCGCCTTCGGACGGCTGAACATACTCGGCTACAGAAAATATTCTCGATTCAACAGTCATCGGAGATCCCTCTTTCACAGTGCCCCCAGACAGGCTGGATATGAGTTCTAACTCGAATTTGAACGGGAGGCTGGTCGTGCGGTCGTGCAGTTGCCGATGAGCGTGTCGGCTGCTGCCTCCTTGCCCACCAGCGAACTCACGTCCGTTGCGGCCATCCAGAAGGTCTTGCCCGAGCGCGGCTCATAGGTCGCGGGATCGAACACGCCAGAGGGGCCGAACATCGGCGGCTTGATTGGTCATGGCTCCATGCCTTTGTCGTTACGGTCTTCATCGTCGGCATCCTGACGCACGGCGGGCAATTGCTGGAGCAACGCCGGCAGCCATTCCTGTACCGTCTCCCACACCACATCGAGGTTGATGTCGAAATAGCCGTGAGCCATGCGATTACGCATATTGCGCATGCTGCGCCACGGCACGTCGGCATGCGCCTGGGTGAACTCGACGTAGCCATCCATCACCTTTGTGGCCGCCTCGCCGATGACGATCAGGCTCATGATGACGGCCTGCTGGGTGCGCTTGTCGGCCAAGAAGTCGTCCTTGGCCATCCCTTCCACGAAGCTGCGCGCATCGGTTGCGGCCTGCTGAATGTGGTCGAGGTAATCGGGCAGGCGGTTCTCGCTCATATCGGTTGCGCCTCCGCGAGCACCTTGGCCCGGAACTTCGGCGGCAGGTCGCCGGGAGTCAGCAGATCGACGTCAACGCCGAGCAGCGATTTCAGTTCTTCTTCCAAATCGCCCAAGTCCAACAACGTGGCACCGGGCAGCGCATCGACCAACAGGTCGAGGTCGCTGCCATCCCGGTCGGTGCCATGCAGCACCGAGCCGAAGACGCGCGGGTTCGCGGCGCGAAAGCGGCCTACCGCTTCACGCACTGCGCTTCGCTTCATGTCAAGCACAACAGACGGTCGCATGCGCATCCTTTCTTATCGAAACTCGTTGAGATGATATGCAATCAAGAATAGAATTTCAAGAACTATTTTCGAGAATCGCAATGCCTTGATTCCCGTGCCGCGCCTGTGAATTTCACCCGCTCGACGAGCGCAACACCGACGCCGCCTACGCCAAGAACCGGCGAATCGACCTCAAACTCACGAACCGCTGAGCGACGCGTCACCGCGCTGCTGCGCCAGCCAGTCGCGCGGGGCGCAGCCCATGCGCACGCGGAAGGCGCGCGCCAACGCGTTCGGGCTGCCGTAGCCGACGCGGTCGGCCACCACCGCCACCGGACGCCCCTGCTTGAGCAGGGTGCAACTGACGTTCATCCGCCAGTCGGCCAGATAGTCGCCCGGCGTGACGCCCACCGCGTCTTTGAACGCGGCGGCGAAGCGCGCGCGTGACATGCCCGCCTGCGCCGCCAGCGCCTCGAGCGACCACGCGGTCTGCGGCGCATCGTGCATGGCGGTTATGGCGCGCGCGAGTTTCGGGTCGGCCAGTCCCGCCAGCAGTCCGGTGGCGCCAAGCCGCCCATCCATCAGATAACGCAGCAACTGGATCAGTAGCAACTCGCACAAGCGGTCGATGGCGGCCTGCCGACCGCACTGGTCGCGCTCGGCTTCGGCAGACAGCAGCTCTAGCGTCGGCCCGAGGCCGGGCAAGTCCGCCAGCGGAATCAGCAGCATCGACGGCAAGGCCATGGCCAACGGATTGCCCGTCGAAGCGCCCAGATCGACCTCCGCACACAACAGCTCAGCGGTATCGCCGGGGGCGGCGACAAAACGATGCGACGCCACGCGCGGATAAAACAGCAGGCTCGGCTCGGTAACCAGCAGATCTTCATGCACGGGCGAACGCGCCGTAATCGGGCCGCGCCGCACCAGATGGATATAGCCATGCGGCGCCGCGTAATGATGCTGCCCACAGAAGGCGCCGCTGTGAAAAACGCGCGCCGAAAGCGAGTAGTGCCGGAGCAAGCCGGCCAGTCGATCCGCCATTCCACTCTCCATATAAGACGATAGGTTACGTATTTGATACTTTACGTGCCATATCGTACCAAACAAAGGGCGATCATGCCCACGTGCTCTTGCACCTCACCCACTACGGAGATAGACATGACCCAAATCGCCCCCCTGACCATCGACACCGCTGACGCCGCTACCGCTGCCACACTCAAGGCCGTCAAAGCCAAGCTCGGCGTGGTGCCGAACCTGCTCGCCACGCTGGCCCACGCGCCGGCAGCGCTCAACGGCTACCTCGGCCTGTCCGAAACGCTGGGCACCGGCCGCCTGAGTGCCACCCAGCGCGAGATCGTTGCGCTGGCTGCCGGTCAAGCCAATCGCTGCCAGTACTGCCTGAGCGCACACACCCTGATCGGCAAAGGTGCCGGACTGTCGGCAGAGGCCATCGCCGCGGCCCGCACCGGCCAGGCGGCCAACGCACTTGACGATGCAATTGCCGGCTTTGCCCGCGCGCTGGTCGAGCAACGCGGCGTGGTGTCGGCCGACGCCATGGCCAACTACCGCCGCGCGGGGCTCGACGACGGCCTGATACTGGAAGTGATCGCCAACATCGCGCTGAACACGCTCACCAACTACACCAACCACATCGCCGACACCACGGTGGATTTCCCCGTGGTCGCCGTCTGATCTCCATAGGCATATAAGGAGAACACAACGAAAATCGCACTCACCGGCGCTCTGCTCGCCAGCGCCCTCGTCCTGCCACTGGCCGTCACGGCCGGCGACTTTTCGCCCTATGTGGACAGCCAGGGCGGCATCAGCCGCCCCACAGACTTCCGCACAAACTTCGTCCACCTGGGCTCATATGCGGTGTTGGACGAAAAATCCGCCTCTCGCGGCCTGCACGATGTGTACACCGAAAAGGCCTCGGCCGAGCACTACCGCAAGACCGGCAAGTTCCCGGACGGCGCCACGCTGGTGAAAGAGATCCGCAAGCTCGAAACCAGCGCCATGACCACCGGCGACCCTGTGGTCTGGGGTTCCGATGCGGCCGTGTGGTTCGTGATGGTCAAGGACGCCAAAGGCCGTTTCGCCAGCAACCCCTTGTGGGGCGACGGCTGGGGCTGGGCGCTGTTCAAGGCCGACGCCCCCGCCAAGAATGTCGCCGTCAGCTACGCAGCCGACTGCATGGGCTGCCATGTGCCGGCGGCCAAGACCGACCGCGTATTCATCCAGGGCTATCCGACACTGACCCAGCACTGACTTGCTTGTCACTTTCAGAAGGCGACAGCACGAAATATCAAAAGTCGACCGCACGGTCTTTTCTGACGTTGGAGTCGCCTCAGAAAACGGAAAATAAAGCACGCTAAGGCGTAGTTCCCTCGGGCTACACCGCGTCCGCACTGCGCGGTTCTTTCTTCCCTTGCAGTGACGCAATCAGCGGGCAGGAAACGTTCCCCTTCCGCGCATGGCAGGCGCACACCAAATCAGACAGCACGGCCTCCATGCGCGCCAGGTCAGCCATCCTCTCGCGCACGTCCTTGAGCTTGTGCTCGGCCAGGCTGCTGGCTTCCTCGCAATGGGTGCCATCCTCCAGCCGCAGCAGCTCGGCGATCTCATCCAGGCTGAAGCCCAACCGCTGGGCTGATTTCACGAAGCGCACCCGCGTTACATCCGTCTCGCCATAGCGGCGAATGCTGCCGTAAGGCTTGTCCGGTTCCGGGAGCAAGCCCTTGCGCTGATAGAACCGGATGGTCTCCACATTGACCCCGGCCGTCCTGGCGAAAACGCCAATGGTCAGGTTCTCCAAATTGTTTTCCATATCGCTTGACTCCGTACATAACTACGGAAGTAAGCTTAAGCTATCCAATTCAGATTCGAAAGGACAAACGTATGTCTGAACCTCAAAACGGGCGCGGCGCGCTCTTCACTGGCGGGCTGGCCGCCATCCTCGCCTCGGCTTGCTGCCTCGGGCCGCTGGTTCTGATCGCCTTGGGGTTCAGCGGCGCTTGGATCGGCAACTTGACGGTGTTGGAACCCTATCGCCCCATCTTTATCGGCGTGGCGCTGGTGGCGTTGTTCTTCGCCTGGCGGCGCATCTACCGGCCGTCAGCCGCCTGCAAACCGGGTGAGGTTTGCGCGATTCCCCGTGCGAGCTACTTACAAGCTCATTTTCTGGGGCGTGGCCGTGCTGGTTTTGGTCGCGCTCGGATTTCCTACGTCGTGCCATTTTTCTATTGATCACAGGAGTTCACCATGAAAAAGCTGCCCGCCCTTGCCCTCGCTGCCGTTGTTGCCCCCGTGTGGGCCGCCACCCAGACCGTTACGCTGTCCGTACCGGGCATGACCTGCTCGGCCTGTCCGATCACTGTCAAGAAGGCGATTTCCGTCGATGGCGTCAGTAAAGTTGACGTGACCTTCGAGACGCGCGAAGCGGTGGTCACCTTCGATGATGCCAAGACCAGCGTGCAGAAACTGACCAAGGCTACCGAGGATGCGGGCTACCCATCATCAGTCAAGAACTGATCATGAAAGACCCGAAGACACTGCTGCGGGTCAGCATCATTGGCACAACCCTCGTGGCGCTGTGTTGCTTCACCCTGTTCTGGTCATTTTGCTCGGTGTGGTCGGCTTGTCCGCGCTGACCGGCTATCTGGACTATGTGCTGCTGCCTGCGCTGGCGATTTTCATCGGCTTGACCATCTACGCCATCCAACGAAAACGCCAAGCCGATGCCTGCTGCACCCGAAATTCAATGGAGTAAAAAATGACCGAAATCACCGTGAATGGCATGACCTGCACATCCTGCGCCACCCATGTCAAAGATGCTTTGAAAAGATTCCCGGCGTGAATGCCGCTGTGGTGTCCTATCCAGAAAGCCGCGCGCAAGTCATGGCAGACACCGCCGTGAGCCACAACCAACTGCTGGCCGCCATCGCCGCATTGGGTTATCAAGGCTCGATCCGGGTTGGTGATTTCAAAGATGAACCAAAATCCGTGATGCACTTGAGGGCGCCGGTTTGCATATCGCCATCATTGGCAGCGGCGGGGCCGCGATGGCGGCGGCGCTGAAGGCCGTCGAGCAAGGCGCGACGGTCACGCTGATCGAACGCGGCACCATCGGCGGCACCTGCGTCAATATCGGCTGTGTGCCGTCCAAGATCATGATCCGCGCTGCCCATATTGCCCATCTGCGCCGGGAAAGTCCGTTCGACGGCGGTATTGCGGCAACTGTGCCTGCGATTGACCGCAGCAAACTGCTGGCCCAGCAGCAGGCCCGTGTCGATGAACTGCGGCACGCCAAATACGAAGGCATCCTGGACGGCAATCCAGCCATCACCGTTTTGCACGGTGAAGCGCGTTTCAAGGACGACCAGAGCCTGGTCGTCCGTTTGAACGAGGGTGGCGAGCGCGAGGTAACGTTCGACCGCTGCCTGGTCGCCACCGGTGCCAGTCCGGCCGTGCCGCCGATTCCGGGCCTGAAAGAGTCACCCTACTGGACTTCCACCGAAGCGCTTGTCAGCGACACCATTCCCGCACGCCTGGCCGTGATCGGTTCGTCGGTGGTGGCGTTGGAACTGGCGCAAGCCTTTGCCCGGCTCGGCAGCCAGGTCACGATCCTGGCACGCAGCACCTTGTTCTTCCGGGAAGACCCGGCCATCGGCGAGGCCGTGACAGCCGCTTTCCGCGCCGAGGGCATCGAGGTGCTGGAGCACACGCAAGCCAGCCAGGTCGCCCATGTGAACGGCGAATTCGTGCTGACCACCGGACACGGTGAATTGCGCGCTGACAAGTTGCTGGTTGCCACCGGTCGGGCACCGAATACGCGCAGCCTCGCGCTGGACGCGGCGGGGTCACTGTCAATGCGCAAGGGGCCATCGTTATCGACCAAGGCATGCGCACGAGCAACCCGAACATCTACGCGGCCGGCGACTGCACCGACCAGCCGCAGTTCGTCTACGTGGCAGCGGCCGCCGGCACCCGTGCCGCGATCAACATGACCGGCGGCGACGCAGCCCTCAATCTGACCGCGATGCCGGCAGTGGTGTTCACCGACCCGCAAGTCGCCACCGTGGGCTACAGCGAGGCGGAAGCGCACCACGATGGCATCGAGACCGACAGTCGCACGCTGACACTCGACAACGTTCCGCGAGCGCTTGCCAACTTCGACACACGCGGCTTCATCAAGCTGGTCATCGAGGAAGGTAGCGGACGGCTCATCGGCGTGCAGGCGGTGGCCCCGGAAGCGGGCGAACTGATCCAGACGGCGGTGCTCGCCATCCGCAACCGCATGACGGTGCAGGAACTGGCCGACCAGTTGTTCCCTACCTGACAATGGTCGAGGGTTGAAGCTTGCGGCGCAGACCTTCAACAAGGACGTGAAGCAGCTTTCCTGCTGCGCTGGATAAAAAAAGGAGGTTTTCAATGAGCGCCTACACCGTGTCCCGGCTGGCCCTTGATGCCGGGGTGAGCGTGCATATCGTGCGCGACTACCTGCTGCGCGGATTGCTGCGTCCGGTGGCGTGCACCCCGGGCGGCTATGGCCTGTTCGATGATGCCGCCTTGCAACGGCTGTGCTTCGTGCGGGCGGCCTTCGAGGCGGGCATCGGCCTGGACGCGCTGGCGCGGCTGTGCCGGGCGCTGGATGCTGCGGACGGCGATGAAGCGGCCGCGCAGCTTGCCGTTCTGCGCCAGTTCGTCGAGCGTCGGCGCGAAGCGTTGGCCGATCTGGAGGTGCAGTTGGCCACCATGCCGACCGAGCCGGCACAGCACGCGGAGAGTCTGCCATGAACAGCCCCGAGCGCTTGCCGTCCGAGACGCACAAACCGATCACCGGCTACCTGTGGGGCGCGCTGGCCGTGCTCACCTGTCCCTGCCATTTGCCGATTCTCGCCATTGTGCTGGCCGGCACGACGGCCGGCGCGT of Variovorax paradoxus contains these proteins:
- a CDS encoding HepT-like ribonuclease domain-containing protein yields the protein MSENRLPDYLDHIQQAATDARSFVEGMAKDDFLADKRTQQAVIMSLIVIGEAATKVMDGYVEFTQAHADVPWRSMRNMRNRMAHGYFDINLDVVWETVQEWLPALLQQLPAVRQDADDEDRNDKGMEP
- the merD gene encoding mercury resistance co-regulator MerD, encoding MSAYTVSRLALDAGVSVHIVRDYLLRGLLRPVACTPGGYGLFDDAALQRLCFVRAAFEAGIGLDALARLCRALDAADGDEAAAQLAVLRQFVERRREALADLEVQLATMPTEPAQHAESLP
- the merE gene encoding broad-spectrum mercury transporter MerE: MNSPERLPSETHKPITGYLWGALAVLTCPCHLPILAIVLAGTTAGAFIGEYWGIAALTLTGLFVLSVTRLLRAFKDRS
- the merP gene encoding mercury resistance system periplasmic binding protein MerP, which encodes MKKLPALALAAVVAPVWAATQTVTLSVPGMTCSACPITVKKAISVDGVSKVDVTFETREAVVTFDDAKTSVQKLTKATEDAGYPSSVKN
- a CDS encoding cytochrome P460 family protein, with translation MYTEKASAEHYRKTGKFPDGATLVKEIRKLETSAMTTGDPVVWGSDAAVWFVMVKDAKGRFASNPLWGDGWGWALFKADAPAKNVAVSYAADCMGCHVPAAKTDRVFIQGYPTLTQH
- a CDS encoding nucleotidyltransferase family protein, giving the protein MRPSVVLDMKRSAVREAVGRFRAANPRVFGSVLHGTDRDGSDLDLLVDALPGATLLDLGDLEEELKSLLGVDVDLLTPGDLPPKFRAKVLAEAQPI
- the merR gene encoding Hg(II)-responsive transcriptional regulator codes for the protein MENNLENLTIGVFARTAGVNVETIRFYQRKGLLPEPDKPYGSIRRYGETDVTRVRFVKSAQRLGFSLDEIAELLRLEDGTHCEEASSLAEHKLKDVRERMADLARMEAVLSDLVCACHARKGNVSCPLIASLQGKKEPRSADAV
- a CDS encoding carboxymuconolactone decarboxylase family protein; this translates as MTQIAPLTIDTADAATAATLKAVKAKLGVVPNLLATLAHAPAALNGYLGLSETLGTGRLSATQREIVALAAGQANRCQYCLSAHTLIGKGAGLSAEAIAAARTGQAANALDDAIAGFARALVEQRGVVSADAMANYRRAGLDDGLILEVIANIALNTLTNYTNHIADTTVDFPVVAV
- a CDS encoding helix-turn-helix transcriptional regulator, which produces MADRLAGLLRHYSLSARVFHSGAFCGQHHYAAPHGYIHLVRRGPITARSPVHEDLLVTEPSLLFYPRVASHRFVAAPGDTAELLCAEVDLGASTGNPLAMALPSMLLIPLADLPGLGPTLELLSAEAERDQCGRQAAIDRLCELLLIQLLRYLMDGRLGATGLLAGLADPKLARAITAMHDAPQTAWSLEALAAQAGMSRARFAAAFKDAVGVTPGDYLADWRMNVSCTLLKQGRPVAVVADRVGYGSPNALARAFRVRMGCAPRDWLAQQRGDASLSGS